The Suricata suricatta isolate VVHF042 unplaced genomic scaffold, meerkat_22Aug2017_6uvM2_HiC HiC_scaffold_1132, whole genome shotgun sequence genome includes the window CTTTGGAAAaatagtctggcagttcctcaaatggTTAAACACAGGACTTCCCCAGCAATCCACTTTTAGGTAAgtaccaaagagaaatgaaaaacatgtccatgcaaaaacctgtacacaaatgttcacagcagcattattcaaacaGCTGAAACGTGAAAATACCCAGGTGGCCATCGATGGATAAACAGAATATCATACATGCAGACAATGGCATACTATGTTCTAAAACTTGCTGTAGTGATGGGCATGCGTTTCTGTAAGTGTACTAAAAACCACCGAGCTGGACATCATAAATGCATGAACATATGGTAGGTGAATTCTGTCCCCATGCAACGGTTAAAAGTGCTGTGTGAGTAAGGAAGtagcttctttttcctcttatattCCAACCGGTACTCACCTTTGCCATCACGTAAATAGCACACATTAACAACTGGTCCAGATGTCTGTCCATCATAAGTTCAGGACACTGAATTATGGAGAATTCAAAACAGgtccagatttttttcctcagttcATCTGAGATATCCAGTTTAGCACAAAGATCCCGAAGGCGGACACCTGCCAAGTGGTAAACCTGGCAGGTAAACAGAAACATTTCACACTCGGTTGACACAGCACTTCTATTTCCCAAGCTCATGCCCTGAGAGGGGTACACGAAAAATTACCTTTCTAAAGAAAAGCGATAAAGAGCTGGTCTTCTTGGGCCTAATACTGGTGCCGGTTAGAGGCGGGCCTGGTTTCTGCTGGTGTCCACCTGGGGAGATCTGCTGAATGGCCACCTGACCAGGGACTTGCAGGGTGGCTCCTGTCGCCTGTGGAGAGCTCAGACTGCCGGCCAGGGCCTGCGCACTAAGGGGCTGGAGGGAGCCAGTCACAGCCTGTGCCTGCCCTCCAACATTGACCTGGACTGGGAAGAAGGTTATCCCTCCATTCTCATTCGCAATACCTACAGTTTGTTGGgaagaaaatgatgatgatgaaaggTTCTCCAAGCACGGGTTTCCAATttctcccctcccagcctccccgcTCCACTCTCCTCTCAT containing:
- the LOC115284597 gene encoding retinoblastoma-like protein 2 produces the protein MTSPAPLCDRYGSPKASSTRRRLFVDNDSPSDGGTAGRAPSQPLVNAVPVQNVPGEPVSVTPVPGQTLVTMATATVTANNGQTVTIPVQGIANENGGITFFPVQVNVGGQAQAVTGSLQPLSAQALAGSLSSPQATGATLQVPGQVAIQQISPGGHQQKPGPPLTGTSIRPKKTSSLSLFFRKVYHLAGVRLRDLCAKLDISDELRKKIWTCFEFSIIQCPELMMDRHLDQLLMCAIYVMAKVSTGWNIRGKRSYFLTHTALLTVAWGQNSPTICSCIYDVQLGGF